CCTTCAACATCCGGGCGAGCATGTATTTCTGGAACCTGCTGTTCCTCGACAAGAAGCCCTTCACGCCCGACCCCGCCAAGGACGCCCAGTGGAATCGCGGCGCCTATATCGTCGAGGGGCTCGGACATTGCGGAACCTGCCATACGCCGCGCGGCCTCGCGATGCAGGAAAAGGCCTATGGCGACGACAGCCCGTCCTATCTGGCCGGATCGACCCTCTCGCCGTGGCGCGCGATCAGCCTGCGCAATCTGACGTCGGAAGACGACATCGTCGAACTGCTGAAGACCGGCGCCAACAAACATTCGATGGCCTTCGGCCCGATGACCGAGGTCATTCATCACAGCACCCAATATTTCACCGACGACGACCTGCGCGCGATGGCGAAATATCTCGTGTCGCTGGCGCCGGCCGGCGCCAAGCCGCCGGAAACCGCCGCCGTGGACGAGAAGGAACTGTGGGGAACGCGCGGCGGCCTGGGCTATGTCCAGTTCTGCAGTTCCTGCCATCACGCCGGCGGCCTCGGCGCGCCGCGCATCTTCCCCGCGCTCGCCGGAAATCCCGCCTTCCTGTCCGACGACCCGACGTCGGTGCTGAATATTGTTCTTGCGGGGGGCGGCTCGGCGGAAACCAAGGCGCGGGATCACGTCTTCCACATGCCCGCCTTCGCGCCGCTCGGCGATGAAGAATTGGCGGAAATCCTCACCTTCGCGCGCAAATCCTGGGGCAATTCCGCCAGCGCCGTGACCGCTGCCCAGGTCGCCGCCATGCGCAAGAAACTGGCGCTGCCGCCCCCGGCGCCCAAGAGCAATGAAACGCCGCGTTTCGCGGATCTGCTCGGCGAACCGGATTCCGGAAAGCTGGTCTTTGGCGCGCAACTGATGATGGACACCGTAAAGCTGCTGCCCAAGAATGTCGGCAATGCGATGAACTGCGCTTCGTGCCATATCAACGGCGGCACGGTCGCCAAGGCGTCGCCCTTCTTCGGCGTCGTCTCGCTGTTCCCGATGATGAACAAGCGCGCCGGCAAGATCATCACCATCGAGGACCGTCTGAACGGCTGTTTCCAGCGCTCCGAGGCCGGTTCGCCGTTGGCGGTCGATTCCAAGGAAATGCAGGCCATGGTCGCCTTCATGGCCTGGATGAAAGGCGACAAAGGCCCCGACGGCAAGATCGTCGGGCGCGGCACCGGCAAGGTTCCGCGTACGCTCAAACCCGATCCGGTCCACGGCGAAAAACTCTACAAGGCGGAATGCGCCGTCTGCCATGGCAAGGACGGCGAGGGCGCGAAGAACGCCGCCGGCGATTGGCTGTTCCCGCCGCTTTGGGGGGACAAGTCCTATAACATCGGCGCCGGCATTGCCCGCACTTATACGGCGGCGAATTTCATCAAGGCGAACATGCCGATCGCCCACGTCAAGAATTTTCCCCAGGACCAGGGCGGCCTTTCCGATCAGGACGCCGTGGACATCGCGGAATTTTTCAGCCACCAGCCGCGCCCCGACTTCCCGCCCAAGGTCAACGACTGGCCCAATGGCGGCAAGCCGTCAGACGCCCGCTATTGAAGCCTTGCAGCGCGGGACGCCGCCAAAAAAGGGGGGCGGCGTCCCGAGGATTCCACTCGACATTCACACAAATACGAATAATCTAATGCGAGAACATAGAACGGCGTATCCTAACGTCGTCAACATAGGAGGGGAGGATGGCGGAAATCGTCATCATGGGCGCCGGCCTGGGCGGCACCATCATGGCCTACGAAATGAAGGACCATATGCGTCCGGAGGACCGCCTGACGGTTGTCACCAAGGACCCGGTCTATCATTTCGTGCCGAGCAATCCGTGGATTCCAGTGGGATGGCGGACGCGGGAATCGATCGAGATCGACCTTGCCCCGACCTTCGCCAAACGCGGCATCGAATTCAAGCCGGTCCCGGTCGCCAAGGTGGACCCCGAGGCCAACAGCCTGGAGCTCGAGGACGGCTCGACGGTCAAGTATGATTATCTGATCATCGCCACCGGCCCCGAACTCGCCTTCGACGAGATCGAGGGTCTGGGGCCGGATGGCTTCACCAGTTCGGTCTGCCACATCGACCACGCCGAAAAGGCGGCGTTGACCTTCGAGGAATTCTGCAAAAAGCCGGGGCCGATCGTCACCGGCGCGGTGCAGGGCGCGTCCTGCTACGGACCGGCCTATGAATTCACCTTCATCGTCGAAACCGAATTGCGCCGGCGCAAGATCCGCGATCAGGTGCCGATGACCTTCGTGACCTCCGAGCCCTATATCGGCCATCTCGGCCTCGACGGGGTCGGCGACACCAAGGGCCTGCTTGAAAGCGCGATGCGCGAGAAGCACATCAAATGGATGACCAGCTCACGGGTGAAGAAGGTCGAGAGCGGCAAGATGACCGTCGAGGAGATCGCCGACGACGGTTCGGTCAAGGCGACCCATGAGATGCCCTTCGGCATGTCGATGATGCTGCCGGCCTTCCGCGGCATCAAGCCGTTGCGCGGCATCGACGGTCTGGTCAATCCGCGCGGCTTCGTCATCGTCGACAAGCACCAGCAGAATCCGAAATACAAGAACGTCTTCTCGGTGGGCGTGTGCGTCGCGATCCCGCCGATGGGCCCGACGCCGGTGCCCTGCGGCGTCCCGAAGACCGGATTCATGATTGAATCCATGGTGACGGCGGCGGCGAAGAACATCGGCGAAATTCTGCGCGGTCGCGAGCCGATCTATC
This genomic interval from Candidatus Rhodoblastus alkanivorans contains the following:
- a CDS encoding NAD(P)/FAD-dependent oxidoreductase, producing MAEIVIMGAGLGGTIMAYEMKDHMRPEDRLTVVTKDPVYHFVPSNPWIPVGWRTRESIEIDLAPTFAKRGIEFKPVPVAKVDPEANSLELEDGSTVKYDYLIIATGPELAFDEIEGLGPDGFTSSVCHIDHAEKAALTFEEFCKKPGPIVTGAVQGASCYGPAYEFTFIVETELRRRKIRDQVPMTFVTSEPYIGHLGLDGVGDTKGLLESAMREKHIKWMTSSRVKKVESGKMTVEEIADDGSVKATHEMPFGMSMMLPAFRGIKPLRGIDGLVNPRGFVIVDKHQQNPKYKNVFSVGVCVAIPPMGPTPVPCGVPKTGFMIESMVTAAAKNIGEILRGREPIYRGSWNAICLADFGDTGVAFVAQPQIPPRNVNWSGSGKWVHAAKIGFEKYFIRKMRKGESEPFYESAALNMMGISKLKSVTTD
- a CDS encoding c-type cytochrome, with the translated sequence MLATRLLAPLAAAVFIAQALGCAPSFAASSDDALVARGEYVARLGDCGACHTAKSGKFMAGGLAFETPGGTVFSTNITPDPKTGIGSYTLEQFDRAVRRGVAADGHHLYPAMPYPSFAKTTDEDIKALYAYFMKGVTPVEQANKPDEMHFPFNIRASMYFWNLLFLDKKPFTPDPAKDAQWNRGAYIVEGLGHCGTCHTPRGLAMQEKAYGDDSPSYLAGSTLSPWRAISLRNLTSEDDIVELLKTGANKHSMAFGPMTEVIHHSTQYFTDDDLRAMAKYLVSLAPAGAKPPETAAVDEKELWGTRGGLGYVQFCSSCHHAGGLGAPRIFPALAGNPAFLSDDPTSVLNIVLAGGGSAETKARDHVFHMPAFAPLGDEELAEILTFARKSWGNSASAVTAAQVAAMRKKLALPPPAPKSNETPRFADLLGEPDSGKLVFGAQLMMDTVKLLPKNVGNAMNCASCHINGGTVAKASPFFGVVSLFPMMNKRAGKIITIEDRLNGCFQRSEAGSPLAVDSKEMQAMVAFMAWMKGDKGPDGKIVGRGTGKVPRTLKPDPVHGEKLYKAECAVCHGKDGEGAKNAAGDWLFPPLWGDKSYNIGAGIARTYTAANFIKANMPIAHVKNFPQDQGGLSDQDAVDIAEFFSHQPRPDFPPKVNDWPNGGKPSDARY